The genomic stretch AGCTACATGGCCATGAGAACTTCATATACTCACTAGCCGTGCTCCCCAACGGCGGTTTAGTGAGCTCTGGCGAAGACCGCACGGTGCGGATATGGGAGAACAACCAATGCATACAGACCATCACACATCCGGCAATCTCAGTATGGACCGTGGCTGTATGCAATGAGAACGGCGACATCGTTACTGGCGCTAGCGATAAGCTCGCACGCATCTTTACTCGTGATCAAAGCCGCTATGCTGCCGAATCCGAGATTCAGCAATTTAACGACGATGTCAAGGGATCCTCGATACCACAGCAGACGGTGGGTGACATTAACAAGGAGCAACTGCCTGGTCCAGAGTTCCTTACACAGCGATCAGGCACCAAGGAAGGTCAAGTGCAAATGATCAAGGAGATGAACGGCAACGTGTCGGCATATCAATGGTCGGCAGGCGCGAGCCAATGGGTGAATGTCGGCACCGTCGTTGACTCAGCTGGCAGCGGCGGACGCAAGATTTCACATGCTGGCAAAGAGTACGACTATGTATTTGATGTTGACATTGAAGATGGCAAGCCCCCGCTGAAGCTGCCTTACAATCTGAATCAAAACCACTACGAAACAGCGCGCAAATTCATCGAAGACAACGAACTACCATTGACATATCTCGATCAAGTCGCCAACTTCATTGTCCAGAACACACAAGGTGCAACACTAGGTCAAAGCACCGCGCAGGGGGCGGATCCATGGGGTTCAGATGCACGGTACCGTCCTGGTGACGCTAACCAGGTCTCGGCTCAGCCTCCGCCCGCGCCTCCAGCTGCCAAGATACTCCCGCAAAAAGAATATCTCCCAATCACAACTGGAAACCACAAGATTATCTTCAAGAAGCTTACAGAGTTCAATGAAGCCCTAGTCAAGGACGGACAGAAGGGCATCTCGCTGAACCCGCCAGATGTTGAGCAGTTGAACGCAACCGTCACCGCGTTGGAGAAAGGCAATGGCAAAGGCATCGACATTACTGGTGTCCAGCTCCTTGTCAAAGCTGCAACACAGTGGCCAGCAGATAAGCGTTTACCCGCTCTTGATCTCCTACGTCTAGTCCTTGCCTTTGAAGGACCAGCAGCTTTCCTGGTCTCGCCAGAACAGAATCTGCTACCAAACCTTCTTGAATCAGGGGTGTTTACGGAGTCGTCTCCGCCAAACAACACAATGATGGCCATACGGTGTCTCAGCAATCTGCTCCAGACTGAAAAGGGAAGACTACTTGCCAGTACAGAGTTTGATACCATTCATCCCTTGGTATCGCCGTTCCTGGCGTCGCCGAACCGGAATTTGATCATCGCACTCACTACGCTGTACATCAATTATTCGGTTCTTCTCAACTCCGAGAACAATGCCGACCGTGCACTATCACTACTTGACGATTTATCGAAAATACTCACTACGGCCACTGACTCCGAGGCTGTATACCGTGCACTCGTCGCTACTGGTACCTTGTTGTGTTTAGGGCCCGATTTCTGTGAGGCTGGTAGGGACATCCTTCAGATAGGCGACGCGATTACCCGTGCCGAGCAGAAGGTCAAGGAGCCACGCATCAGGAACGTCGTTGCCGAGATTCGGCAAAGGCTGCAAGGCTAGAAGCGGCATGTATCCTTGCCATATCGTACCATGCAAAGGTTCCGGTGAGCTAGACACAGCTCGATCCTTGACATAATCTGTGGGCCGTGCTATACAGCGGAGGTGGAGATTTTGGAGTACTCCGGGCGCTTGGGTTTCGAGGTAGATGAGGTAAGCGCATTGGGCGGACTATCGTATCATCCTTCTAGCGTATAGAGCAAAGTGAAAGCATGGATAAACACTCATCATTCATCGAACGATTAATCGTTACACCCATCATGAGCGGGGCCTGTATAGTCTGCAGTACCTAGCCTTTCACTCGGCCAATCGTCTGCACGCCCATTGCCATTTACCGGAAAAgctgagctgctgattgACATGGTTCATGCAACCACTACGGTGATCAGTATCCATCTATCTTGCAGGTTCCCCCGCATCTCCACGGCCACAAGAGGCTCTAGACTAGACTGCAGCTATCGGCAACGTCAAATCAATACGCATGTAACACACACACGCAGCTCTAGTCTGACATACTGCATGCAAGTCATCTCGCCCTAATATTTGCTTTCACAGCTTCTTCCGAGTTGCCATTGTAACGGACATGCATGTATTAGCCATGCCATTCATTTTGTTTCTGCATCACGAGAACGAAGCCTCTCTTGTCACCGCCCGTTGCATGTGATCCTTTTGTGCCAAGACTAATTTTTCTTCTTCGTCTGATATTCATTTTTCCGCGGGGGCGCAGATGTGTgtgttcccctcagcttggcCGCTACAAGCAAAGATAATTCCCCAGCCGACATGTCGTGCGTTCCCGACGTAAGCACGCTGTTTTATCCTGTGCTCTACGTTTTCCCGCACGTGAAAAAGCAGCACTAGGCACATATTCTGTGCGCAATATCACGACTTTTCTGAAACATCGCCCGCGACAGGGGCAGGAGTGGGAAACGGGACTTGACGTCACATCTTCCCTTGCCTCTTGGGCTTGACTCGCCGGCAAGATGAAAGCTTGGTTCTAGTTTCCGCCAGGGTGCACTATACGAATGGGAAAGGGGGGCGGATGGGGGCAGACAGCAGTGGAGAGGAGTAAGTAATCACCGGTTAGCCCGTCGTGGTATCCACATCTCACAGGAGATGGTGCCAAACTTTAACTTTTGGGCAAGAGATGTCACTAATCTCCCAATAGCCAAAGGTCCCTTGCCGCTTTGCTTGCAGATGTGGAGAGTGTGTGCCAAAAGCTAGGTGGGTGGTGTGGGTAGCCCAAAGCGGAGCGGATATGTACGTGACATGGGTTGGACTCGGCAAAGAAGGTGAGCGCGCGCCGCTGGAGTGGTAGCGTTAGGCTCTTCCCTTCCCTCCAACCCTGGCTTGTCTTGCCCTGCCCTTTCTCTTTACCTACCCTCTGGCACTAACACCGGTCGTTTGGGGAAACAGCACCAGGGGAGGCGAAAGGAGCAGGTGTTTGGTAACGGTGACGATGACGCATGGTTCTCCATTATTATCCAAAAACACTCTTTCCCCAAACCACACAGACAGGGCTGCAGACTCCATCTCATACCCCCGCTTCATTTACCAAACCATGAAAACCTGCATCGCGGATCCATGGGACGCAATGTGCGGTGGAAATGAATGTGTGCTACTCGTGGACCAAAAGTCGTGGCCAGATGATTTCTGTCGGCATGTCGGCGTTTGGACAACGCCGACTTCTAACAGCCTAGTGCAGAGGGTTGGTCGTGTGTGCCAAGCGGTGTGTTGCGCGGCCATTTAGTTTTCTTGCCCTTTTGCCATGTCACGCGGTGTGTGCTGTACTATGCAGACTTTGGGGCGAAGTACGTGTTGTGATATGACGGTGCGGCGGTGAGAGTAGTTGGGGTACGGGATGCTCCGTCGCAGGATATTGGTGATATGCAGGGGTTGGGGGGCTTGTGGCGGATGGGGATTAGCGTGGTATTGGGGTTGGAGGGTGCGTGGGAGGTCCCTCTTCGACATGACACCAGAACTGTGATCTGAAGAGTTGGAAACGTGGAATCATACAGCGTTGGAAAGCCTTTTTGTTTTTTAGAGATGCTTGGACCAGTGGTTTACATATGTATTCCTAGCACGCTTGTGGCATTGGTCTTGACGTCAGCGAAATCATGGAAGCGCGTCAGAGATGTGCGGGAGGTCATGAAGGCATCATTGTTCGCTCGTAGCTCGACTTAGCAAAAAGAGAGTCAAAAGCTTCAAATGGAGTTCTCATTCAAAATCTCGTCGCATTCTGCATCTCTTCAAGATTTTCTTTCAGCTACCAAGTCACTACAATAACCAACCGTCCACGAACCTCAATCCAGCACATCAGCCAACACCACTAATTTCAAAATGTCGGCCAAGAACATGCAAGGACTGATGGACGTGAAGCAAAGGAACGGCAAGCCATCACCATCTTCCCGAACAACGACCCAACCCATACTAATCCCCCATACAGTCCTCGACGCACCCCTCCACAAGCACTCATCGGAAGCCTCCGCCCCATTCTCCCTCCCTTCCTCCATCCACGCCGGAATGTGTACAGACAGGAACCCCATCGCAGCCATACTCACAAACTCCTTCCTCGACCTCGCCTCATCCAACGGCACCGATCTGCGCAAAGCGGGCGTAGGCCCCGACCAACGCTACTGTCTCGATGCCTCAACCTGGAAGAAGGCGGCGGATAATGGCGGCGAAGTTCCGCGGGTGAAGCTGGAGGCTACGCATAAGGGCGCGTTGGATAAGGTTGAGTTGGAGACGCTGAAGAAGTGGGCGGCGGGGCAGGATAAGGATAGGGGGGTTGTGTGGCCGAGTGAGGGGAAGGAAAGTTGGGCCAGGGAGAGTGGGGATATTGGGGCGAAGGAGCCGCGGTCTTGAGGAGGGGAGGGTGTAGTGTGGGTGTATGATATGTTAGAAAGATTTAATTGATGCTGTCGAGATACATAATATAGTTCTACAGCTTGGTGAAGTGTAGGGTACTGTAAGACAGATATCAGTAAGCTTGCTCAACTCATGCGCGTTTGCCCAGACAGCTATCCGACTCAGCTTATCTTAGTTCGCACCCTCAACGTCATTAATCACCGCGACTCCAAGTAGTTGGATAATACTCTATATGTAGCATGAGCAGCTATTGATATACCAAACTGAAAAAACCATAGATTACATAGTCTTGACGAAAACTTTACCAACCCTTTCCACCCTACTGTCCTGAGAAACCATGACATTGCCGTGCCATACTGTAGAAAAATTAGCAGGTTGACAGAGTGAGTGTACAAAGATTGGAAATTCAGATCCTGGACTTATATTGCGCCATTTAGAATAAGTGGGAATACCACTTTACACTCCCTGGTGACTGACATTGTGCGCTGAAAATATGGTAGAGactgttgagaatatctgggttcagtccaggtagaaggtgcttggggatcacatgatgtgctggtgtggcaggcactgcccggtgggcaatagcacccaccacaataAAGTGAGACCTTGACACCGAACTACGATAGTtaatacaatacgttgcagccaccccgccttgtccctcctcccactcggttatccatagtagtcatactactagagggaccttgttccaatagaGACTCTAATACTATGGTACCACGGTACACCTGACCCGCAGCACTCAAATTTACCACATACAAAAGTCTTGATAAGATTACATCGACGTAGCAAATCCAGTATTAAAGAGAATCCCTACCCGGAATACAACATCTTTTGTTTTACGAAGCCCTCTCCTCTTGACCTCAATTTTTACTTGACGGGTTTCAAAATCACCACTTTTACCATTTCCACACCCAGGACACCGAAGTTATGGAAGCTGTTTTTGAGTTTTTGTTCAAGGCTATGCGCCACTCTACCGCCGATGAGCCTATTCAATACGTACCTGAATGCAAACCAGTATGCGAGGTCCAAGAGAGTAAGTTCGCACAGAATGCCGCATTAGATTTCTTAGCTAAACAAGATAAAGATAAGAGGGGCATCAATGCTGTAGCGATCGAATCCTTGAAGCGAGAACCCACATTCCACCGCTACCTCGAACTTCCAATGGAGCTGCGTCTCAGCATCTGGGCCATTGCACTTCCACACGCGGATAAGAAAGTAGAAGTTCATAAAGCTGTCAGGGCACGCAACGACCCTCGCAAACGATCTTTCCTACCTAAAATATGCTTTGTCTCGAAAAGGACGTCTGAAGAAACCGTTGCTAGTTTCATTAAGAACTCAAAGTTTCTGCTCTGCCTATCCGTCGACTGCCGATTCTTCATGAACTTCCTAGCCGCCTTACCAGGTCGTTTTAGGCTCGTCCGCGAGTTACATTTTGACATCTCCTTCCTTCGTGGTTCCACATCTCTCCCGCGAGCCAACCTGTTCCCGGGACTACGTGTTATTCACCTCGGTATCAGGAACTATGACCTTGAACGCCTAAGAGGGGCAAATCCAACAGTAAAGAGGCTTCACCAGTTCCTGCCGAGATGTGCTTTGGAGTTGTTTAACGAATATAAGCTTGAGCGAATCCTTGCATTTGGTATGCTTGATACTGTTATCATTGAGCATCTTGCCTACGGCGATATGTCGGCAGGGAAGGAGGTAACAAGAAAGACGACAGCGGTAGATACGTTGGAGAAATATTATAGGTTTCTTGGCTACCATGATAAGTGGGCGGGGAAGGAGGCATCGTTGAAGGCGGTAAAGGCTTTGGTCACGTTATTGGAGCAAAACTTTGTAGACAGGAAGTCGAAAAAAGTTGTGGCTATTAAATACAAGCGAAAGAATGCGATTAGTTACTGGCTTATCTAATACTAAGGGGAATATTCGAGCGGCATGGGAAGTCGGCGCCAGAATCACATGCGGTTCACTCTGCGTTTCTAAGTGGCTACTGCCGTACAAATCACACAATGAGTTGGATATAATTCACTATTGTCGATGAAGAGACGAAATAATATATAACCAGATCTCTGCCTAGTTATGCTGCGTCTTGTGATGTCTTTGAGCGG from Pyrenophora tritici-repentis strain M4 chromosome 1, whole genome shotgun sequence encodes the following:
- a CDS encoding WD40 repeat protein is translated as MADFKLSATLRGHEDDVRSVAFPSPSSVVSASRDFTVRAWTQQSTKPPTWESTIKTHGREFVNSLAIVPPSSSFPEGLVVSGGKDQIIDVRKPTKNLDDDADALLIGHGNNVCALDVSEDGKYIVSGSWDMEARLWQVGKWGESTVLQGHSASVWAVLAYDSNTVITGCADKQIRIYNISGSASPVRSIQAPEVVRALCRLPPGHPSGAQFASAGNDAVIRLWTLNGQQVAELHGHENFIYSLAVLPNGGLVSSGEDRTVRIWENNQCIQTITHPAISVWTVAVCNENGDIVTGASDKLARIFTRDQSRYAAESEIQQFNDDVKGSSIPQQTVGDINKEQLPGPEFLTQRSGTKEGQVQMIKEMNGNVSAYQWSAGASQWVNVGTVVDSAGSGGRKISHAGKEYDYVFDVDIEDGKPPLKLPYNLNQNHYETARKFIEDNELPLTYLDQVANFIVQNTQGATLGQSTAQGADPWGSDARYRPGDANQVSAQPPPAPPAAKILPQKEYLPITTGNHKIIFKKLTEFNEALVKDGQKGISLNPPDVEQLNATVTALEKGNGKGIDITGVQLLVKAATQWPADKRLPALDLLRLVLAFEGPAAFLVSPEQNLLPNLLESGVFTESSPPNNTMMAIRCLSNLLQTEKGRLLASTEFDTIHPLVSPFLASPNRNLIIALTTLYINYSVLLNSENNADRALSLLDDLSKILTTATDSEAVYRALVATGTLLCLGPDFCEAGRDILQIGDAITRAEQKVKEPRIRNVVAEIRQRLQG